The following are encoded in a window of Saccharothrix longispora genomic DNA:
- a CDS encoding dolichyl-phosphate-mannose--protein mannosyltransferase: protein MSLIAPQSADDVVTAGEVPPASPPPGNDRETRARLLEPGPLSTALRGWLVTLTVALIGGVVRFWNLGFPTDKGTPIFDEKHYVPQAAQVLRNGGYEDNPGYELIVHPPLGKQLIAVGQWLFGYDGVGWRFTAALAGTITILLVVRIARRLTRSDLVGALAGVLLIADGMSHVQSRMGMLDAFLTLFVVVAFACLVVDRDQVRARLAVAVREGWATASPYGPWLGFRWWRFAGGIALGLACGVKWSGLWYIAFFGVLSVVWSATARRAAGVERPWLGAAAKDLLPSLFALLLVPVLAYLATWWSWFASETAIDRHVAGVKIPEDGIVPAPLRALWYYTTNVYDFHTGLVTSETNRHPWESKPWTWPMGLRPMLYYFEGAVTGCGAATCVGAIMLIGTPALWWLAFPVLAWALWQSIARLDWRYAAVLVGYGAGFLPWFINVDRQMYYFYAMPMAPFLALGIALALGEVLGRRTDGPERRGTGRLAVALYVGLVVANFVWLWPILNGTPITPEMWEAQKWLPSWN, encoded by the coding sequence GTGAGCCTGATCGCACCGCAGTCCGCAGACGACGTGGTCACCGCCGGCGAGGTACCGCCGGCGAGCCCGCCACCGGGCAACGACCGCGAGACGCGGGCGCGCCTGCTCGAACCCGGCCCGCTGAGCACGGCCCTGCGCGGCTGGCTCGTCACGCTGACCGTCGCCCTGATCGGCGGGGTGGTGCGGTTCTGGAACCTCGGGTTCCCGACCGACAAGGGCACCCCGATCTTCGACGAGAAGCACTACGTGCCGCAGGCGGCGCAGGTGCTGCGCAACGGCGGGTACGAGGACAACCCGGGGTACGAGCTGATCGTGCACCCGCCGCTGGGCAAGCAGCTGATCGCCGTCGGCCAGTGGCTGTTCGGCTACGACGGCGTGGGCTGGCGGTTCACGGCGGCGCTCGCGGGCACGATCACGATCCTGCTGGTGGTGCGCATCGCCCGCCGGCTGACCCGGTCCGACCTGGTCGGCGCCCTCGCGGGCGTGCTGCTGATCGCGGACGGCATGAGCCACGTGCAGTCCCGGATGGGGATGCTCGACGCCTTCCTGACGCTGTTCGTGGTGGTGGCGTTCGCGTGCCTGGTCGTCGACCGGGACCAGGTGCGCGCCCGGCTGGCGGTGGCGGTGCGCGAGGGGTGGGCGACGGCGTCCCCCTACGGCCCGTGGCTCGGTTTCCGCTGGTGGCGGTTCGCGGGCGGCATCGCGCTCGGGCTGGCGTGCGGCGTGAAGTGGTCGGGCCTCTGGTACATCGCGTTCTTCGGCGTGCTGTCGGTGGTGTGGAGCGCGACGGCGCGGCGCGCGGCGGGCGTGGAGCGGCCGTGGCTGGGCGCGGCGGCCAAGGACCTGCTGCCGTCGCTGTTCGCCCTGCTGCTCGTGCCGGTCCTGGCGTACCTGGCGACGTGGTGGTCCTGGTTCGCCTCGGAGACCGCGATCGACCGGCACGTGGCGGGCGTGAAGATCCCCGAGGACGGCATCGTCCCGGCCCCGCTGCGGGCGCTCTGGTACTACACCACCAACGTGTACGACTTCCACACCGGCCTGGTGACGTCCGAGACGAACCGCCACCCGTGGGAGTCGAAGCCGTGGACGTGGCCGATGGGCCTGCGCCCGATGCTCTACTACTTCGAGGGCGCGGTCACCGGCTGCGGCGCGGCGACGTGCGTGGGCGCGATCATGCTGATCGGCACGCCCGCCCTGTGGTGGCTGGCGTTCCCCGTGCTGGCCTGGGCGCTGTGGCAGTCGATCGCCCGCCTGGACTGGCGCTACGCCGCCGTGCTCGTCGGCTACGGCGCGGGCTTCCTCCCGTGGTTCATCAACGTCGACCGCCAGATGTACTACTTCTACGCGATGCCGATGGCCCCGTTCCTGGCGCTGGGCATCGCGCTGGCCCTCGGCGAGGTCCTGGGCCGCCGCACGGACGGTCCCGAGCGCCGCGGCACGGGCCGCCTGGCCGTGGCCCTCTACGTGGGCCTGGTGGTGGCGAACTTCGTGTGGCTGTGGCCGATCCTCAACGGCACACCGATCACCCCGGAGATGTGGGAAGCCCAGAAGTGGCTGCCGTCCTGGAACTGA
- the rsmI gene encoding 16S rRNA (cytidine(1402)-2'-O)-methyltransferase, with protein sequence MLAATPLGDVRDASPRLVDALATADVVAAEDTRRLRSLASALDVTPAGRVVSFYDQVETARLPGLLEALHAGQTVLLVTDAGMPSVSDPGYRLVAACVEEDVRVTCLPGPSAVTTALAVSGLPSDRFAFDGFPPRKGGERQRWFAGLRNEPRTVVFFESPHRLAATLADAVTVLGSERRAAVCRELTKTYEEVRRGTLAELAEWAEGGVRGEVTVVLAPGEPSAAPSVESLVAEVKQRVADGERLKAVAAEVAEAAGVSKKALYDAVVSGG encoded by the coding sequence GTGCTCGCGGCTACGCCGCTCGGCGACGTCCGAGACGCATCGCCTCGGCTGGTCGACGCCCTGGCCACCGCCGACGTCGTCGCCGCCGAGGACACCCGGCGGCTGCGCTCCCTGGCGTCGGCCCTCGACGTGACCCCGGCGGGCCGCGTCGTCAGCTTCTACGACCAGGTGGAGACGGCGCGGCTGCCCGGCCTGCTGGAGGCGCTGCACGCCGGGCAGACCGTGCTGCTGGTGACGGACGCCGGCATGCCCAGCGTGTCCGACCCCGGCTATCGGCTGGTGGCGGCGTGCGTCGAGGAGGACGTGCGGGTCACCTGCCTGCCCGGCCCGTCCGCGGTGACGACGGCGCTGGCGGTGTCGGGGCTGCCGTCGGACCGGTTCGCGTTCGACGGCTTCCCGCCCCGCAAGGGCGGTGAGCGGCAGCGCTGGTTCGCCGGGCTGCGGAACGAGCCGCGCACCGTCGTCTTCTTCGAGTCGCCCCACCGGCTCGCGGCCACCCTGGCGGACGCGGTGACCGTGCTGGGGTCGGAGCGGCGGGCGGCGGTGTGCCGGGAGCTGACCAAGACCTACGAGGAGGTGCGGCGGGGGACGCTCGCCGAGCTGGCCGAGTGGGCGGAGGGCGGTGTGCGCGGCGAGGTCACGGTGGTGCTGGCGCCCGGTGAGCCGAGCGCCGCGCCGTCGGTGGAGTCGCTGGTGGCCGAGGTCAAGCAGCGGGTGGCGGACGGTGAGCGGCTCAAGGCGGTGGCGGCCGAGGTGGCGGAGGCGGCGGGCGTGAGCAAGAAGGCGCTCTACGACGCCGTGGTCAGCGGGGGCTGA
- a CDS encoding PIN domain-containing protein, translating into MARLILDTGVLVAGARGVLPPTAITDEDDVALPAVALAEYLTGILLDRDPARSAAQRAFLGDLLAAVPVEDYTPAVAEHHAELLAHVKRSGNARGAHDLIIAATARATNRTVVTTDERARFGELPAVAVRVVSPR; encoded by the coding sequence GTGGCGCGGCTGATCCTGGACACCGGCGTACTGGTCGCCGGCGCCCGCGGCGTCCTGCCCCCGACCGCGATCACCGACGAGGACGACGTCGCGCTGCCCGCCGTCGCGCTGGCCGAGTACCTCACCGGCATCCTGCTCGACAGGGACCCGGCCCGGAGCGCCGCGCAGCGCGCGTTCCTCGGCGACCTCCTGGCGGCAGTCCCCGTCGAGGACTACACCCCTGCGGTCGCCGAGCACCACGCGGAACTGCTGGCGCACGTCAAGCGCTCGGGGAATGCCCGAGGGGCACACGACCTGATCATCGCGGCCACTGCCCGCGCGACGAACCGCACCGTCGTCACCACCGATGAGCGCGCGCGTTTCGGCGAACTGCCCGCCGTCGCGGTGCGGGTGGTCAGCCCCCGCTGA
- a CDS encoding type II toxin-antitoxin system Phd/YefM family antitoxin, with protein sequence MKEISASEASRNFSAVLDEAEEGETIIVTRNGRPAAMIVPAPRANGRAVLDVFRSWHGRPGLDAEFEANVTAARDAVSGELDEDPWRG encoded by the coding sequence ATGAAGGAGATCTCGGCCTCCGAAGCCTCTCGGAACTTCTCGGCCGTGCTGGACGAGGCCGAGGAAGGGGAGACGATCATCGTCACCCGCAACGGCCGCCCAGCGGCGATGATCGTCCCGGCGCCGAGGGCCAACGGCAGGGCGGTGCTCGACGTGTTCCGAAGCTGGCACGGCCGCCCCGGGCTCGACGCGGAGTTCGAGGCGAACGTCACCGCGGCCCGCGACGCCGTGAGCGGTGAGTTGGACGAGGACCCGTGGCGCGGCTGA
- a CDS encoding helix-turn-helix domain-containing protein: MTRNDPSALRWLVGVELAHYRKLSGVTLAGAAAAAGITRAKVGHMETGRYQQFPDDVAALMEVYGADRKDVDRLASLAGSSTGRSWWAPWSHLVPDWFKTFVGLEGLATDEFVFEPMVLPGLLQTEAYAQAITDATGFVRRDHSERFVSFRVARAKRLTDDHPLELHAVVGEAALRLEVGSPEVRREQYAHLVDLAERPNITVQVLRPEDGPHAATTGHLVVLDFERAQSIAYAERLDGAVYVQDQDDVRTHKMAVDNLRSVALSAQQSLTSIRSLIDGG; this comes from the coding sequence ATGACCCGCAACGACCCGTCGGCCCTGCGCTGGCTCGTGGGCGTCGAACTGGCGCACTACCGGAAGCTCAGCGGCGTGACGCTCGCCGGGGCCGCGGCGGCGGCCGGCATCACGCGCGCCAAGGTCGGCCACATGGAGACCGGCCGCTACCAGCAGTTCCCCGACGACGTCGCCGCGCTCATGGAGGTCTACGGCGCGGACCGGAAGGACGTCGACCGGCTCGCCTCGCTCGCGGGCAGCTCGACCGGGCGGAGCTGGTGGGCGCCGTGGTCCCACCTCGTGCCGGACTGGTTCAAGACCTTCGTCGGGCTGGAAGGGCTGGCGACCGACGAGTTCGTCTTCGAGCCGATGGTGCTGCCCGGCCTCCTCCAGACGGAGGCGTACGCCCAAGCCATCACCGACGCGACGGGCTTCGTCCGGCGGGACCACAGCGAGCGCTTCGTGTCGTTCCGGGTCGCGAGGGCGAAGCGGCTCACCGACGACCACCCCCTCGAACTGCACGCGGTGGTCGGCGAGGCCGCGCTCCGGCTGGAGGTCGGGTCACCAGAGGTGCGGCGGGAGCAGTACGCACACCTGGTGGACCTGGCCGAGCGACCCAACATCACCGTCCAGGTGCTGCGTCCCGAGGACGGGCCGCACGCGGCGACGACCGGGCACCTGGTGGTGCTCGACTTCGAGCGGGCGCAGTCGATCGCCTACGCCGAACGCCTCGACGGTGCCGTCTACGTGCAGGACCAGGACGACGTGCGGACGCATAAAATGGCGGTGGACAACCTGCGATCGGTGGCGTTGTCCGCTCAGCAGTCCCTCACGTCGATCCGGTCGCTGATCGACGGCGGATAG
- a CDS encoding DUF397 domain-containing protein — protein sequence MSEPRWFKSSHSANNGSCVEVAFAGDGVLARDSKDPAAGRLSFPFAAWARLLRSTR from the coding sequence GTGTCCGAGCCGCGGTGGTTCAAGAGCAGTCACAGCGCGAACAACGGTTCGTGCGTCGAGGTGGCGTTCGCCGGGGACGGGGTCCTCGCGCGCGACTCCAAGGACCCCGCCGCCGGGCGGTTGAGCTTCCCCTTCGCTGCCTGGGCGAGGTTGCTCCGCTCGACGAGGTGA
- the metG gene encoding methionine--tRNA ligase, with protein MSASVLTAVAWPYANGPRHIGHVSGFGVPSDVFSRFMRMSGNRVLMVSGSDEHGTPISVQAEKEGLTTRELVDKYHRVIADDLHGLGLSYDLFTRTTTGNHYKVVQELFLALWRNGYVVPKTEMGAISPSTGRTLPDRYIEGTCPICGYDGARGDQCDNCGNQLDPVDLKNPRSRINGETPKFVETEHLFLDLPQFIDALGSWLQTRTEWRPNVLKFSQNLIGDLRPRAITRDLDWGIPIPLDGWRDQPMKRFYVWFDAVIGYLSASVEWARRSGDDDAWKEFWTGDAQGYYFMGKDNIVFHSLIWPSLLLGQNGQGAKGGEPGAFGALNLPTEVVSSEFLTMSGSKFSTSRGTVIYVTDFLRQFGPDALRYFISVAGPENQDTDFTWEEFVRRTNFELANEWGNLVNRSVSMAHKNVGAVPRPTSPTTADHELLLLSNKAFDVVGSNLRRSRFKQASGEAMKVVAAANRYLSDQEPWKLKDDPERRDTVLHTALQVVQDANTLLTPFLPHSAQKVHELLGGTGVWAAQPELTEVADLDVPDRGYPVLTGDYAAEQAEWRSTPIEVGRPLAKPAPLFAKLDPELGETGPEWAPIVR; from the coding sequence ATGAGTGCCTCCGTGTTGACCGCGGTGGCGTGGCCGTACGCCAACGGCCCCCGCCACATCGGTCACGTCTCCGGTTTCGGTGTCCCCTCCGACGTGTTCTCCCGCTTCATGCGCATGTCGGGGAACCGGGTGCTCATGGTCTCCGGCTCCGACGAGCACGGCACCCCGATCTCCGTCCAGGCGGAGAAGGAGGGGCTGACCACGCGCGAGCTCGTCGACAAGTACCACCGCGTCATCGCCGACGACCTGCACGGCCTGGGCCTCTCCTACGACCTCTTCACCCGCACGACCACCGGCAACCACTACAAGGTGGTCCAGGAGCTGTTCCTGGCCCTGTGGCGCAACGGCTACGTCGTCCCCAAGACCGAGATGGGCGCGATCAGCCCCTCCACGGGCCGCACGCTGCCCGACCGCTACATCGAGGGCACCTGCCCGATCTGCGGCTACGACGGCGCGCGCGGCGACCAGTGCGACAACTGCGGCAACCAGCTGGACCCCGTGGACCTGAAGAACCCGCGCTCGCGGATCAACGGGGAGACGCCGAAGTTCGTCGAGACCGAGCACCTGTTCCTCGACCTGCCGCAGTTCATCGACGCGCTGGGCTCCTGGCTCCAGACGCGCACCGAGTGGCGGCCGAACGTGCTCAAGTTCAGCCAGAACCTGATCGGCGACCTGCGCCCGCGCGCCATCACCCGCGACCTGGACTGGGGCATCCCCATCCCGCTCGACGGCTGGCGCGACCAGCCGATGAAGCGCTTCTACGTGTGGTTCGACGCGGTCATCGGCTACCTGAGCGCGAGCGTCGAGTGGGCGCGCCGCAGCGGCGACGACGACGCCTGGAAGGAGTTCTGGACGGGCGACGCCCAGGGCTACTACTTCATGGGCAAGGACAACATCGTCTTCCACTCGCTGATCTGGCCGTCACTGCTGCTCGGCCAGAACGGCCAGGGCGCGAAGGGCGGCGAGCCGGGCGCGTTCGGCGCGCTCAACCTGCCCACGGAGGTCGTCTCCAGCGAGTTCCTGACGATGAGCGGGTCGAAGTTCTCGACCTCGCGCGGCACCGTCATCTACGTCACGGACTTCCTCAGGCAGTTCGGGCCGGACGCGCTGCGCTACTTCATCTCGGTCGCGGGCCCGGAGAACCAGGACACCGACTTCACCTGGGAGGAGTTCGTCCGCCGGACGAACTTCGAGCTGGCCAACGAGTGGGGCAACCTGGTCAACCGGTCCGTCTCCATGGCCCACAAGAACGTGGGGGCGGTGCCGCGGCCGACGAGCCCCACCACCGCCGACCACGAGCTGCTGCTGCTGTCGAACAAGGCGTTCGACGTCGTGGGCTCGAACCTGCGCCGCTCCCGGTTCAAGCAGGCGTCCGGCGAGGCGATGAAGGTGGTCGCCGCGGCCAACCGGTACCTGTCGGACCAGGAGCCGTGGAAGCTCAAGGACGACCCGGAGCGCCGCGACACCGTGCTGCACACCGCGCTCCAGGTCGTGCAGGACGCGAACACGCTGCTCACGCCGTTCCTGCCGCACTCGGCGCAGAAGGTGCACGAGCTGCTGGGCGGCACGGGCGTGTGGGCCGCGCAGCCGGAGCTGACCGAGGTGGCCGACCTGGACGTGCCCGACCGCGGGTATCCGGTGCTGACCGGCGACTACGCGGCCGAGCAGGCGGAGTGGCGGTCCACGCCGATCGAGGTCGGCCGCCCGCTGGCCAAGCCGGCGCCGCTGTTCGCCAAGCTCGACCCGGAGCTGGGCGAGACCGGCCCGGAGTGGGCGCCGATCGTCAGGTGA
- a CDS encoding TatD family hydrolase, whose amino-acid sequence MSKRRGERPPVPETLPAPVVDAHTHLDACGAKTPQDVREMLDRANAAGVDRVVTVADDLDSARWAAEAATWDERVFAAVALHPTRTSDFGDDVKAELTRLAGLPRVVAIGETGLDYYWDYAPRVAQHEAFRWHVDLAKRTGKPLMIHDRDAHDDVLAVLDSEGAPDRVVFHCFSGDLAFARACAERGFVLSFAGTATFRNAHALREAARWVPGDQLLVETDAPFLTPHPFRGRPNEPYCAAYTLRDIATLREEDPADLATMITRTAERIFGLRDVAES is encoded by the coding sequence GTGAGCAAGCGCAGGGGTGAGCGACCACCGGTGCCGGAGACCCTCCCGGCGCCGGTGGTCGACGCCCACACCCACCTCGACGCCTGTGGCGCGAAGACGCCGCAGGACGTGCGGGAGATGCTGGACCGGGCCAACGCGGCCGGGGTCGACCGCGTCGTCACGGTCGCCGACGACCTCGACTCCGCCCGCTGGGCCGCCGAGGCCGCCACGTGGGACGAGCGGGTCTTCGCGGCCGTCGCGCTGCACCCGACCCGCACGTCGGACTTCGGCGACGACGTCAAGGCCGAGCTGACCCGGCTGGCCGGGTTGCCCCGCGTCGTCGCGATCGGCGAGACCGGCCTCGACTACTACTGGGACTACGCGCCCAGGGTCGCCCAGCACGAGGCGTTCCGGTGGCACGTCGACCTGGCGAAGCGGACCGGGAAGCCGCTGATGATCCACGACCGGGACGCGCACGACGACGTCCTCGCCGTGCTGGACTCCGAAGGCGCCCCCGACCGCGTGGTGTTCCACTGCTTCTCCGGCGACCTGGCGTTCGCGCGGGCGTGCGCGGAGCGCGGGTTCGTCCTCTCCTTCGCGGGCACCGCCACGTTCCGCAACGCCCACGCCCTGCGCGAGGCGGCCCGCTGGGTGCCCGGCGACCAGCTGCTCGTGGAGACGGACGCGCCGTTCCTGACGCCGCACCCGTTCCGAGGTCGCCCGAACGAGCCATATTGCGCGGCCTACACCCTCCGCGACATCGCGACGCTGCGTGAGGAAGATCCGGCCGACCTGGCCACCATGATCACCCGAACCGCCGAACGGATCTTCGGGCTTCGTGACGTGGCGGAGTCGTAG
- a CDS encoding transglycosylase family protein: MNSFNEDTDWFTPVKATPVATTSVDVLDRPGPLYDVDNSGWETAVFSITPDDVLDVLGPEADELLANANVDVDELIRLINAETTFLPPIIIPDEVSQDRVAGAPAAERPDAPPAALVEAAGKWKRRFLKAAVATVLVTISGGGATAIAMDKSVTVDVDGEAKTVRTYESTVGEILADEGIVVGEHDALSPSPQAKVGDGGKISLDRGRLVRMTVDGEQREGWVRSVTVDEALDQMQVADEGAWLSHDRGMDVPLQGLSLEVKSLKTVTLYDGGNEPRQIRTNAVTVEELLKGENLSLGAEDKLETALDLRVTNGAEVHITRTGVSVINATEAIQPPVEEVKDDTMMKGQKEVLEPGVPGEQIVTYRVTQKNGQEIAREKLGAKVTREPVAKKVKVGTKLPPDGAVWDALAQCEATGNWAINTGNGYYGGLQFNKSTWDAYGGAQYAAYPHQASREQQIAVATKLRDARGGYSAWPHCRSKLGLP; the protein is encoded by the coding sequence GTGAACTCGTTCAACGAGGACACCGACTGGTTTACGCCCGTGAAAGCCACCCCGGTGGCGACCACGTCCGTGGACGTCCTGGACAGACCGGGACCGCTCTACGACGTGGACAACTCGGGCTGGGAGACCGCGGTCTTCAGCATCACGCCCGACGACGTGCTCGACGTCCTGGGCCCCGAGGCCGACGAGCTGCTGGCGAACGCCAACGTCGACGTCGACGAGCTGATCCGGCTCATCAACGCCGAGACCACGTTCCTCCCCCCGATCATCATCCCCGACGAGGTCTCCCAGGACCGGGTCGCGGGCGCACCGGCCGCCGAGCGGCCCGACGCCCCGCCGGCCGCCCTGGTCGAAGCCGCGGGGAAGTGGAAGCGGCGCTTCCTGAAGGCCGCGGTCGCCACCGTGCTGGTGACCATCTCCGGTGGCGGCGCGACCGCCATCGCCATGGACAAGTCCGTCACGGTCGACGTGGACGGCGAGGCCAAGACCGTGCGGACCTACGAGTCCACCGTCGGCGAGATCCTCGCGGACGAGGGCATCGTGGTGGGTGAGCACGACGCGCTGAGCCCCAGCCCCCAGGCCAAGGTCGGCGACGGCGGCAAGATCTCGCTGGACCGCGGCCGCCTGGTCAGGATGACCGTGGACGGCGAGCAGCGCGAGGGCTGGGTCCGCTCGGTCACCGTCGACGAGGCGCTCGACCAGATGCAGGTGGCCGACGAGGGCGCGTGGCTCTCCCACGACCGCGGCATGGACGTGCCGCTCCAGGGCCTGTCCCTGGAGGTCAAGAGCCTCAAGACGGTCACGCTCTACGACGGCGGCAACGAGCCCCGGCAGATCCGGACCAACGCCGTCACGGTCGAGGAGCTGCTGAAGGGCGAGAACCTCTCCCTCGGCGCCGAGGACAAGCTCGAAACGGCGCTGGACCTGCGCGTCACCAACGGCGCCGAGGTGCACATCACCCGCACCGGCGTGTCCGTGATCAACGCGACGGAGGCCATCCAGCCCCCCGTCGAGGAGGTCAAGGACGACACGATGATGAAGGGCCAGAAAGAGGTCCTGGAGCCGGGCGTGCCCGGCGAGCAGATCGTCACCTACCGCGTCACGCAGAAGAACGGCCAGGAGATCGCGCGCGAGAAGCTGGGCGCGAAGGTCACCAGGGAGCCGGTCGCCAAGAAGGTCAAGGTCGGCACCAAGCTGCCGCCCGACGGCGCGGTGTGGGACGCCCTCGCCCAGTGCGAGGCCACCGGCAACTGGGCCATCAACACCGGCAACGGCTACTACGGCGGCCTCCAGTTCAACAAGAGCACCTGGGACGCCTACGGCGGCGCCCAGTACGCCGCGTACCCGCACCAGGCGTCCCGCGAGCAGCAGATCGCGGTCGCCACGAAGCTGCGCGACGCGCGCGGCGGCTACTCGGCGTGGCCCCACTGCCGCTCGAAGCTGGGCCTGCCGTAA
- the rsmA gene encoding 16S rRNA (adenine(1518)-N(6)/adenine(1519)-N(6))-dimethyltransferase RsmA — protein sequence MTNASASTGPGSSLLGPADVRRLAAELDVRPTKKLGQNFVHDPNTVRRIVTAAELTADDVVLEVGPGLGSLTLALLPSCRALVAVEIDGKLAERLPVTAAERAPALADRLTVVHEDAMRVTAGSLPLAPTALVANLPYNVAVPVVLHLLAELPSLRTGLVMVQSEVADRMAAGPGSKVYGVPSVKLAWYADARRAGPVSRTVFWPVPNVDSALVAFTRHEQLSTVDKKVLFSLVDAAFAQRRKMLRGALAGWAGSAAAAERLLVEAGVDPAVRGEQLAVGDFIRIAEVASTR from the coding sequence GTGACCAACGCTTCAGCGTCGACCGGCCCGGGGAGCTCTCTCCTCGGGCCGGCTGACGTTCGCCGGCTCGCCGCCGAGCTGGACGTCCGCCCCACCAAGAAGCTGGGGCAGAACTTCGTGCACGACCCGAACACGGTGCGCCGCATCGTGACCGCGGCCGAGCTGACCGCCGACGACGTCGTGCTGGAGGTCGGGCCGGGCCTGGGGTCGCTGACGCTGGCCCTGCTGCCGTCGTGCCGGGCGCTGGTGGCGGTGGAGATCGACGGGAAGCTCGCCGAGCGGCTGCCGGTCACCGCGGCCGAGCGCGCCCCCGCGCTGGCCGACCGGCTCACCGTCGTGCACGAGGACGCGATGCGGGTCACCGCGGGCTCCCTGCCGCTGGCGCCGACCGCCCTGGTGGCGAACCTGCCGTACAACGTGGCCGTGCCCGTGGTGCTGCACCTGCTGGCCGAGCTGCCGTCGCTGCGCACCGGCCTGGTGATGGTGCAGTCCGAGGTCGCCGACCGGATGGCCGCGGGCCCCGGCAGCAAGGTCTACGGCGTGCCGAGCGTGAAGCTCGCCTGGTACGCCGACGCCCGGCGGGCGGGTCCGGTGTCGCGCACCGTGTTCTGGCCGGTGCCCAACGTGGACTCCGCGCTGGTCGCGTTCACCCGCCACGAACAACTGTCCACGGTGGACAAGAAGGTGCTGTTCTCGTTGGTGGACGCCGCTTTCGCGCAGCGGCGCAAGATGCTGCGCGGTGCGCTGGCCGGCTGGGCCGGGTCGGCCGCGGCGGCGGAGCGGCTGCTCGTCGAGGCGGGCGTCGACCCCGCCGTCCGGGGCGAACAGCTCGCCGTCGGCGACTTCATCCGGATAGCCGAGGTCGCGTCCACCCGATAG
- a CDS encoding methionine ABC transporter ATP-binding protein, which produces MITVENLTKTFPGSTGQVRALDGVNLDVAAGTVLGVVGPSGAGKSTLARCVALLERPDSGAIRVDGTDLVSLDGTALRAARRRIGVVPQGDSLLRQRTAAGNVALPLEAAGVAGPQRRSRVAELLDLVGLTDKAGSYPDQLSGGQRQRIAVARALAASPSVLLADEPTSALDPDTTGSVLTVLDRARAELGVTVLVVTHDMGVVRRICDDVAVLEGGRVVEHGKVLDLVSDAASRTAASLLPAVDQNPGAEAAFDRVADVVLVGFAAVGALLPEATSRFGVDLNLLGGGLTRLGETPVARFRVGLNGERADSALEWISEAGGSVRRTLAGPQGVAA; this is translated from the coding sequence GTGATCACTGTCGAGAACCTCACCAAGACCTTCCCCGGGAGTACCGGTCAGGTGCGCGCGCTGGACGGCGTGAACCTCGACGTCGCGGCCGGCACCGTCCTGGGCGTCGTCGGCCCGAGCGGCGCCGGCAAGTCCACGCTGGCCCGCTGCGTCGCCCTGCTGGAGCGCCCGGACAGCGGCGCGATCCGCGTGGACGGCACCGACCTCGTCTCCCTCGACGGCACCGCCCTGCGCGCCGCCCGCCGGCGGATCGGCGTGGTCCCGCAGGGCGACTCCCTGCTGCGCCAGCGCACCGCCGCGGGCAACGTCGCGCTGCCGCTGGAGGCCGCCGGCGTCGCCGGGCCGCAGCGCCGCAGCCGCGTCGCCGAGCTGCTCGACCTGGTCGGCCTGACCGACAAGGCCGGCTCGTACCCCGACCAGCTGTCCGGCGGCCAGCGCCAGCGCATCGCCGTGGCCCGCGCGCTCGCCGCGTCGCCGTCGGTGCTGCTGGCCGACGAGCCGACCTCGGCGCTCGACCCCGACACCACCGGTTCCGTGCTGACCGTGCTGGACCGGGCCCGCGCCGAGCTGGGCGTGACCGTGCTCGTCGTCACGCACGACATGGGCGTGGTCCGCAGGATCTGCGACGACGTCGCGGTGCTGGAGGGCGGCCGGGTCGTGGAGCACGGCAAGGTGCTCGACCTGGTGTCCGACGCGGCCAGCCGCACGGCCGCCTCGCTGCTGCCCGCCGTGGACCAGAACCCGGGCGCGGAGGCCGCGTTCGACCGGGTGGCCGACGTGGTGCTCGTCGGCTTCGCGGCCGTCGGCGCCCTGCTGCCCGAGGCGACCAGCCGGTTCGGGGTCGACCTGAACCTCCTGGGCGGCGGTCTGACCCGCCTGGGCGAGACCCCGGTCGCGCGGTTCCGCGTCGGCCTGAACGGCGAGCGCGCCGACTCGGCGCTGGAGTGGATCTCCGAGGCCGGCGGCTCCGTGCGCAGGACCCTCGCGGGTCCGCAGGGAGTAGCTGCGTGA